The DNA sequence AATTGTAGTTGCGCTGTCTCAAATTTTAAGGGCAAAACGGCACCATTTAGGGGCAGTCTGGAAACCTGACTACCACTTAACCACTAATGTATATGTAAAGGCCACATGGCATGCCATGCAGAACCAAAACAGTGACTGTTGTTTTGAAACCTTTTCGCTGTAAACCAGTAAAGCTGCACTTACGAGTTTGTATGCAGATATTCAAAAGTAAGTTGAGCCCTGCTCAGGTTGCTGTAGTTTGAGTAGGCCATGAACTCTCAACTAGTCTCTCGGTGACCACAGATGGTTACCCCACAGGTTTAAATCCTGCAGCAGAAAAGAAGCAGAATTAATacagtttttgttcatttgctgACATTATGCATACTCCCTGTCTTAATAAACAGCCACGCATTATTATATGTTAGCCATGTCGAACCGTTAGGAGCATTTGCGATGAAAATGGAGGGAAATTATTGTTTTGCATATGTTAAAGCACCACATGATTGATACGCGTGTAGGTTGGTGAAGTTAGTGACCAAATCCCGCGTGTTGCCAAGACATTTGTAACATGAATGTTTCAGACATCTAACAAGGGGCGTACACTGATAAACACATGTAATGCTAGCATGTGAGCTGGCGTTAGCATAGTTGTACTGTACATTGTTTATTAAGTAGCAGTAGCTCCGCAGCTAACCTTAGCTTTACAGACGGGCTTTTACAGAATTACATGACCGCCACTGTCTACCTGTTTTGTCAACGTGTACTGGGACGACAAACAAACTTTTAATACGTTTAGTTTCTCTTTAGCCAAATTAAAGCGTTCCAAGGGCTGTAGGTAGTAGTTCGCGCTTACCGAACGATTAGAAGTTGGCTTCCTCCTGGCCTGCAAAGCCACGCctctattcttcttcttcaaattgCCTAGTAGTAACTGAGCATAAGAGACTGAgcactttgctgccaccttcaGTTTCGGAGTTGAAGAGACTTTTACGTGCACAAAAATAcctatgtatacatttttgtattgccttttacattttaatatttttattaccatacatttttgtattgccttttacattttaatatttttattaccatacatttttgtattgccttttacattttaatatttttattaccatacatttttgtattgccttttacattttaatatttttattaccatacatttttgtattgccttttacattttaatatttttattaccatacatttttgtattaccttttacattttaatatttgtattaccTGGAACACCATGTTCAGACTTCAGGGTGTCCAAAATTGCACTTGGCACCAAAACACCCGTAGGCCCCAGTTCAATTATCAACTTTGTGGTCATGTCATCGAATTTGCGGCTCCACACTCGGGTGAAAAGAGCTTTAGCCTACCTCacttatggtcacgagctggatagatgaatggatggatacaaTTTATTACActgatacagtatatatatatatatataaatataaataacatacatacagtatgtattaatttaaacagaaagataattaacttttttttatagctttacTGGGAATCTGGCAGACATTTACACCATGCAAACATGTGAGCCACTGGATAACAGTAAACAGAAAACTGGTTTATGAGtaaatattacataaaaaaagttttcattagGGTCTCACAGGACAGAAGGATAGTTTTTCTCATTGCCTCAGATTGAATCCTTCAACATTCAGTTGACAAGAAATGTTCAGGCGTCAATCAAAGGTTCCtgcaacaaacaacaataatggTGTTAAAACGAAATTTTGCATGCTTCACAACTGTACAATACTAGAAGAAAtagtatttacattttgaaGGTCCAACTCCTTCCTGTGGTAGTTGCGCATCTTTGAATGTGACACGCTAGCAGCTAAACAAAGTATTAAACAAACTCCTATCAGACACATACTGACTTCTATCAGATGTCGCACTGCCACCCACTGCTCCTCCTAGAGATGAAGAAAACAAATTGTTGACGTTATTTGGCAGAGCACATTATTTATATCTCATCCGCGTGGTACCTTTGTTAACATAATAGTGAGCGTAGGGTCATTCCAGGAGAGAAGACCGTAGCAAGCTTGTGATGGTGGCGGTGGTTGATCAATTGCCTCCACGTGGACAGGTGAATGGTTGTTGCCCGATGCATGACACTCAGGGGGAAGTCTACATAAAAACATAAGTCATATGTAAACAACTGATTCAATGTGTTATTGTGGCAAAGCACATTTGTTTGTGGCATCTTTATACTTGTAGGTATAAAACACAAACGTGAGTCCAGCCAAACTCACCGGATCATAGGGAAGAGAGCAGTTGGAGCTCTTAAAGTGAGGCAGATGTAGGTATCATTTTCTGAATGAATGTCTACATTCACAATCTCTTCgcctaaagagaaaaaaatcggTCAACATTAACAATATAAGACATTCTTGTTTACAGATAAAGTGCTTAAATGCAATACCAACCCCCAAGATGCAACTGGCTGGCTGTCAAAGTTGTGAAAAGGTCAACATCTTTTGGAAGGCCGTGGCTGCTTGTGATAGTCAGAGGAACCTTGAGATGCAAACTTGTGACATGTGAGGGCTGTAGTGTCGATTCAAGTGAAGCAGCGCCATCTCTACTCTGTTGTGTAAGAGGAGATGGGCCTAGCGACACCGGCTCATCTGAACTCCAGTTGGATTTAACACACAGGTGGAAGTGTGCTAAAGTAGATAGGAAATGGTTCCAGTCCTGAGAGACAAAACATTTGGCATAATTATGATAACTGTGGGAGCCTAAATAACGTTGTGTCCTTTGGCAAGACACTTCAGCCACATTTTCTTTAGTGCCCCtcacactactactactactactactactactactactactactattactattactattactattattattattattattattatt is a window from the Vanacampus margaritifer isolate UIUO_Vmar chromosome 3, RoL_Vmar_1.0, whole genome shotgun sequence genome containing:
- the LOC144048782 gene encoding transmembrane protein 248, with translation MMASWQPVNNIRDYVSQNPPAVTFFLCLLTLAISFISLGSYSSSHILPNPDTAKDWNHFLSTLAHFHLCVKSNWSSDEPVSLGPSPLTQQSRDGAASLESTLQPSHVTSLHLKVPLTITSSHGLPKDVDLFTTLTASQLHLGGEEIVNVDIHSENDTYICLTLRAPTALFPMIRLPPECHASGNNHSPVHVEAIDQPPPPSQACYGLLSWNDPTLTIMLTKEEQWVAVRHLIEVSMCLIGVCLILCLAASVSHSKMRNYHRKELDLQNEPLIDA